A single window of Gammaproteobacteria bacterium DNA harbors:
- a CDS encoding efflux RND transporter permease subunit gives MIAWFARNHVAANLLMLTVVLLGLISLGTRVPLEVFPSFETHVVTVTVSLPGSTPEDVEQGVAIRVEEAVQDLEGIKEIQSRSEEGFTTINIEIDESYDARELLADIKSRVDAINTFPLEAERPSISLAQRTREVISVTVAGDLSEREIREYAEKVRDDLARIPGITQVDLDAVRDYEVAIEVSQDRLNEYGLTLADIAAAVEGSSLDLSAGNIRTQGGDVLIRSKGQAYHRDEFERIVVKREASGAIIRLGDIATVDDGFEETALRTRFNGKPAALIEVYRIGDQSAIDVATKVHAYIDEQQALLPRGLNLSYWDDDSEIVKKRLNTLATNAVQGGALVLILLMLFLRPAIAFWVFIGIPISFLGAFILLPALGVTLNILSLFGFILVLGIVVDDAIVTGENVYTHLRRAESGLHAAIQGTREVSVPVTFGVLTTVAAFLPLAFIEGDRGAFFSQIPAVVIPVLLFSLIESKLVLPAHLKTITLPRDENNPSVLARWQRGFAEGFERAIVRYYRPILSLSVRHRYTTLALFAGLFIVIVSLIVSGWTKFIFFPRIQSETATATLLMPTGTAFDITDRYVVKMTEAAQHLQDKYRDQGSGKSVILNIFASTGSAGGSSHKGEVRFEITSPEERTLDITSSELVEEWRRMIGTVPGAESLTYRAEIGRAGEPIDVQLSGQNLRMLAEVAERVRARLETYPTVFDIVDNLSDGKQEFQIELNAQGEALGLTRSDLIRQVRNAFYGIEVQRIQRGRDDVRVMVRFPRQERTALAELQQMRIAGPDGRLIPLEHVATLKPGKSAAAIYRINRARTVNVTADIDKEATNMTVLQNDLSTYLDGLMRQYPGVSYSLEGEAREQAETFGSMELGLLFILFVIYALLAIPFRSYAQPFIVMSVIPFGLIGAVAGHWIMGLDLTIMSLMGLMALIGVVVNDSLVLVDYINKRRRREAHDTRRALLKSVLAAGTARFRPVMLTSLTTFFGLIPLVFEKSTQAQFLIPMAVSLSFGVLFATFVTLFMIPVNYMILEDLRRLAAKSGFVVDRTHPSAHQE, from the coding sequence ATGATCGCCTGGTTCGCCCGCAATCACGTCGCCGCCAACCTGCTGATGCTCACCGTCGTGCTGCTCGGGCTGATCTCGCTCGGCACGCGCGTGCCGCTCGAGGTGTTCCCCTCCTTCGAGACCCACGTCGTCACCGTCACGGTGTCATTACCCGGCTCCACCCCGGAGGACGTCGAACAGGGGGTCGCCATCCGGGTCGAGGAGGCGGTGCAGGATCTCGAGGGCATCAAGGAGATCCAGAGCCGTTCCGAGGAAGGCTTCACCACGATCAATATCGAGATCGACGAGAGTTACGACGCGCGTGAACTGCTGGCCGACATCAAGAGCCGGGTGGATGCCATCAATACCTTCCCGCTCGAGGCCGAACGGCCCTCCATCAGCCTGGCGCAGCGCACGCGCGAGGTGATCTCGGTCACCGTGGCGGGCGACCTGTCCGAACGGGAGATCCGCGAATACGCCGAGAAGGTCCGCGACGACCTGGCGCGCATCCCCGGCATCACCCAGGTTGATCTCGACGCCGTGCGCGACTACGAGGTGGCGATCGAGGTATCGCAGGACCGCCTGAACGAATACGGTCTCACGCTCGCCGACATCGCCGCCGCCGTGGAGGGCAGCTCGCTCGACCTGTCCGCGGGCAACATCCGGACCCAGGGCGGCGATGTCCTGATCCGCTCCAAGGGACAGGCCTACCACCGCGATGAATTCGAGCGCATCGTGGTCAAACGCGAGGCCAGCGGGGCGATCATCCGGCTGGGCGACATCGCCACCGTGGACGACGGTTTCGAGGAGACCGCCCTGCGCACCCGCTTCAACGGCAAGCCGGCCGCGCTGATCGAGGTCTACCGCATCGGCGACCAGAGCGCGATCGACGTCGCCACCAAGGTACACGCCTATATCGACGAACAGCAGGCGCTGCTGCCGCGCGGCCTGAATCTGAGCTACTGGGACGACGACTCGGAGATCGTGAAGAAGCGCCTGAACACGCTGGCGACGAACGCCGTGCAGGGCGGCGCGCTGGTGCTGATCCTGCTGATGCTGTTCCTGCGCCCCGCCATCGCCTTCTGGGTGTTCATCGGCATCCCGATCAGCTTTCTCGGCGCGTTCATCCTGCTGCCGGCCCTGGGTGTCACGCTGAACATACTCAGCCTGTTCGGCTTCATCCTCGTCCTCGGCATCGTGGTGGATGACGCGATCGTCACCGGCGAAAATGTCTACACTCACCTGCGGCGCGCGGAGAGCGGACTGCACGCCGCGATCCAGGGCACGCGCGAGGTCTCGGTGCCGGTGACCTTCGGCGTGCTGACCACGGTGGCCGCGTTCCTGCCGCTGGCCTTCATCGAAGGCGACCGCGGGGCCTTCTTCTCACAGATACCGGCAGTAGTCATTCCGGTGCTGCTGTTCTCTCTCATCGAATCGAAGCTGGTGCTGCCCGCCCACCTCAAGACCATCACGCTGCCGCGCGATGAAAACAATCCCTCGGTCCTGGCGCGCTGGCAGCGCGGCTTCGCGGAAGGCTTCGAGCGCGCCATCGTACGCTACTACCGCCCGATCCTGTCGCTGAGCGTACGCCACCGCTACACCACGCTGGCACTGTTCGCCGGTCTCTTCATCGTGATCGTGAGTCTGATCGTCAGCGGCTGGACCAAATTCATCTTCTTCCCGCGCATCCAGAGCGAGACGGCGACCGCGACCCTGCTCATGCCGACCGGCACCGCCTTCGACATCACCGACCGCTACGTGGTGAAGATGACCGAGGCCGCGCAGCACCTGCAGGACAAATACCGCGACCAGGGCAGCGGCAAGAGCGTCATCCTGAACATCTTCGCCTCCACCGGCTCGGCCGGCGGCAGCTCGCACAAGGGCGAGGTCCGCTTCGAGATCACCTCCCCCGAGGAGCGCACTCTGGACATCACCAGCTCGGAACTCGTCGAGGAATGGCGGCGTATGATCGGCACGGTGCCGGGCGCGGAATCACTCACCTACCGTGCCGAGATCGGGCGCGCGGGCGAGCCCATCGACGTACAGCTGAGCGGACAGAATCTCAGGATGCTGGCGGAGGTCGCCGAGCGTGTCCGCGCGCGCCTCGAAACCTATCCGACGGTGTTCGATATCGTCGATAACCTGTCGGACGGCAAGCAGGAGTTCCAGATCGAGCTCAATGCGCAAGGCGAGGCCCTGGGCCTGACACGCTCGGATCTCATCCGCCAGGTGCGCAACGCGTTTTACGGCATCGAGGTCCAGCGCATCCAGCGCGGCCGCGACGACGTGCGGGTCATGGTGCGCTTTCCGCGCCAGGAACGCACCGCACTGGCCGAACTCCAGCAGATGCGCATCGCCGGCCCCGACGGCCGCCTGATCCCGCTCGAGCACGTCGCCACACTCAAACCGGGCAAGAGCGCCGCGGCGATCTATCGCATCAACCGGGCGCGCACCGTCAATGTGACGGCCGATATCGACAAGGAAGCGACCAACATGACGGTGCTGCAGAACGACCTGAGCACCTACCTGGACGGTCTGATGCGGCAGTATCCGGGCGTCTCCTACTCGCTCGAAGGCGAGGCGCGCGAACAGGCGGAGACCTTCGGCTCGATGGAGCTCGGCCTGTTATTCATCCTGTTCGTCATCTATGCCTTGCTGGCAATCCCGTTCCGCTCCTACGCGCAGCCGTTCATCGTCATGTCGGTCATCCCGTTCGGCCTGATCGGCGCCGTCGCCGGGCACTGGATCATGGGACTGGATCTGACCATCATGAGCCTGATGGGGCTGATGGCCCTGATCGGCGTGGTGGTGAACGACAGCCTGGTGCTGGTGGATTACATCAACAAGCGGCGCCGACGCGAGGCGCATGACACCCGGCGGGCGCTGCTCAAGTCGGTGCTCGCCGCCGGCACCGCGCGTTTCCGCCCGGTCATGCTGACTTCGCTGACGACGTTCTTTGGCCTGATCCCGCTGGTCTTCGAGAAATCGACCCAGGCCCAGTTCCTGATCCCGATGGCGGTGTCGCTGAGTTTCGGCGTCCTGTTCGCCACCTTCGTCACCCTGTTCATGATCCCGGTCAACTACATGATCCTGGAGGACCTCCGCCGCCTGGCGGCAAAAAGCGGCTTTGTGGTCGATCGTACGCACCCCTCTGCGCATCAGGAATAG
- a CDS encoding DUF1007 family protein — MSYGYRSVIRVLSSFMPYRLRTFCAAFLLLAALPAGAHPHAWIDVEVEVRFDTAGRVTSLHMVWLFDDIYSAYVTQGLSFTGKVALDPERTARILAVMMKNLARFHYMTTIEGGSRPMEFAAPVEASIVLRGRRLELEFTLPLAEPVPVRQGPVTYSVYDPSYYIEMLHAEKADAVRLQGAPAGCRPELVSPHPDPERVREAAALDRTQSGSEGLGAFFAERVEIVCDTGR, encoded by the coding sequence ATGTCATACGGCTACCGTAGCGTGATCCGGGTCCTGAGTTCCTTCATGCCTTACCGCTTGCGCACATTTTGTGCGGCGTTTCTGCTATTGGCTGCACTGCCGGCCGGTGCGCATCCCCATGCCTGGATCGACGTCGAAGTCGAGGTTCGCTTTGACACCGCGGGCCGGGTCACATCACTGCACATGGTCTGGCTCTTCGATGATATCTATTCCGCCTATGTCACCCAGGGGCTCTCGTTCACCGGCAAGGTCGCTCTTGATCCGGAGCGGACCGCCCGGATACTCGCCGTGATGATGAAGAACCTCGCCCGCTTTCACTACATGACCACGATTGAGGGTGGATCGCGGCCGATGGAGTTCGCGGCGCCGGTAGAGGCATCGATTGTGCTCAGGGGCCGCCGCCTGGAACTGGAGTTCACGCTCCCGCTTGCCGAGCCGGTCCCGGTGCGCCAGGGGCCGGTGACCTATTCCGTCTATGATCCGAGTTATTACATCGAGATGCTGCACGCGGAAAAGGCCGATGCCGTACGCCTGCAGGGCGCGCCGGCAGGCTGCCGGCCCGAGTTGGTTTCCCCCCATCCCGACCCGGAACGCGTGCGCGAGGCCGCGGCGCTGGATCGTACCCAGAGCGGATCGGAAGGTCTCGGCGCCTTCTTCGCCGAGCGGGTTGAAATAGTATGCGATACGGGCCGCTGA
- a CDS encoding DUF3299 domain-containing protein, translating into MNILFTLGLSTVSILLVSVLSGCDDAGQAANSLHQVVDMRGVSATPVSDNDTAATGEVKVLSWDNLLPEDFHPEKLLEDPGLQNLSDDDPRAQELMKKLQAMWKEAPVVNALNGQSVKLPGFVVPLEGDGRVVNEFLLVPYYGACIHVPPPPANQIVYVRAQGRNVQVRRLFDTVWVTGVMKVEHASSELGEAGYTLDALEVEPYEMEQ; encoded by the coding sequence ATGAATATTTTATTTACACTGGGTCTATCGACCGTTTCAATCCTGCTGGTCTCGGTGTTATCAGGGTGTGATGACGCCGGCCAGGCCGCGAACAGTCTGCACCAGGTGGTGGATATGCGCGGTGTATCCGCAACGCCAGTTTCGGATAACGACACCGCGGCGACGGGCGAGGTCAAGGTTCTGAGCTGGGACAACCTTCTCCCGGAGGACTTCCATCCGGAGAAGCTGCTGGAGGACCCCGGTTTGCAGAATCTGAGCGACGATGATCCACGTGCGCAGGAACTGATGAAGAAGCTGCAGGCGATGTGGAAAGAGGCGCCAGTGGTGAACGCCCTGAATGGCCAGAGCGTGAAGCTGCCGGGATTCGTGGTCCCGCTGGAGGGCGACGGCCGGGTGGTGAACGAGTTTCTGCTGGTGCCGTACTACGGCGCCTGTATCCATGTCCCGCCGCCGCCCGCCAACCAGATCGTCTACGTCAGGGCGCAGGGGCGCAATGTGCAGGTGCGGCGACTGTTCGATACCGTGTGGGTGACCGGTGTGATGAAGGTGGAGCATGCCTCGAGCGAACTCGGCGAGGCGGGCTACACGCTGGATGCGCTCGAGGTCGAGCCTTACGAGATGGAACAGTAA
- a CDS encoding ABC transporter permease gives MSSMLDLAVKSLWNRRLAVVFTLCAIAFSVTLLLGVERLRTEARNGFANTISGVDLIVGARSGGVQLLLYSVFHIGNATNNVDWRSYQDIAAQPQVAWTVPISLGDSHRGYRVVGTDRSFFEHYHFAGDHALSFVQGSEFTTPFEAVLGAEVAHSLNYRLGQQIVLAHGAGEVNLMEHTNMPFHVVGILGRTGTPLDRTVLVSVEGITAIHVGWEAGVPTPGLHVTEDQAMHMNLTPKTITAMMVGLKSRIATFRVQRYINDYRDEPLLAILPGATLQELWDLVGVGERMLLAVSAFVVVVGMAGLLTVLLAGLEARRREMAVLRSVGAHPRQILGLILGETAALTLAGIVLGVVLLYGLILILKPVLESQWGLYLGLDLPTAHEWILMGAVFVVGLASGLLPAWLAYHRSLADGLTVRL, from the coding sequence ATGTCGTCGATGCTTGATCTGGCGGTGAAGAGTCTGTGGAACCGCCGACTCGCGGTGGTGTTCACCCTCTGTGCGATCGCCTTCAGCGTCACCCTGCTGCTCGGGGTCGAGCGCCTGCGCACCGAGGCCCGTAACGGCTTCGCCAATACCATCTCGGGCGTGGATCTGATCGTGGGCGCGCGCAGCGGGGGCGTGCAACTGCTGTTGTACTCGGTGTTCCACATTGGCAACGCCACCAACAACGTCGACTGGCGCAGCTATCAGGACATCGCCGCCCAGCCGCAGGTCGCCTGGACGGTGCCGATCTCACTCGGCGATTCCCATCGTGGCTACCGCGTCGTGGGCACCGACCGCTCGTTCTTCGAGCATTACCACTTTGCGGGTGACCATGCCCTCTCGTTCGTGCAGGGAAGTGAATTCACAACGCCTTTCGAAGCGGTGCTCGGCGCTGAAGTTGCCCATAGTCTGAATTACCGCCTTGGACAGCAGATCGTGCTCGCCCACGGCGCCGGCGAGGTGAACCTGATGGAACATACCAATATGCCGTTCCATGTCGTCGGGATACTTGGCCGCACCGGCACGCCGCTCGATCGAACTGTCCTGGTGAGCGTGGAGGGTATCACGGCGATCCACGTGGGCTGGGAGGCCGGCGTGCCGACGCCGGGTCTGCATGTCACGGAGGACCAGGCCATGCACATGAACCTGACGCCCAAGACCATCACCGCCATGATGGTCGGCCTGAAGTCGCGTATCGCAACCTTCCGGGTGCAGCGTTACATCAACGACTATCGAGACGAACCGCTGCTGGCGATCCTGCCAGGCGCGACACTGCAGGAATTGTGGGACCTGGTCGGCGTCGGCGAGCGTATGCTGCTCGCGGTGTCCGCCTTCGTCGTCGTTGTCGGGATGGCTGGGCTGCTGACCGTCCTGCTGGCGGGCCTGGAGGCGCGCCGGCGCGAGATGGCAGTGCTGCGCTCAGTCGGGGCGCATCCGCGCCAGATTCTGGGCCTGATCCTGGGCGAGACCGCCGCGCTGACGCTGGCGGGGATCGTGCTCGGCGTGGTCCTGCTGTACGGTTTGATCCTGATCCTGAAGCCGGTACTGGAATCACAGTGGGGACTGTATCTCGGTCTCGACCTCCCGACCGCGCATGAATGGATCCTCATGGGCGCGGTGTTCGTGGTGGGGTTGGCGAGCGGTTTGTTGCCCGCCTGGCTTGCCTATCACCGCTCGCTGGCAGACGGTCTGACCGTGCGACTTTGA
- a CDS encoding ABC transporter ATP-binding protein: MNQAVIDLQNVEFAWTPAGAPVLRLEHLSVAKGERMFLKGPSGSGKSTLLNLLGGVTVPRRGTVKVLNQDLGALSAAARDRFRAEHVGYIFQLFNLVPYLSVLDNVLLPLRFSRARRERVRQRGGPRAEAGRLIIQLGLGADLLDRPATELSVGQQQRVAAARALIGGPELVVADEPTSALDADTRALFIRLLMDECATQGATLVFVSHDASLEPLFDRGVALNDINHAGRSPHVVDA, translated from the coding sequence ATGAATCAAGCGGTCATCGATCTTCAGAATGTGGAATTCGCCTGGACACCCGCCGGTGCGCCCGTGCTGAGACTTGAGCATCTGAGCGTGGCTAAAGGTGAGCGCATGTTCCTGAAAGGCCCGAGTGGCAGCGGGAAGAGCACGCTGCTGAATCTGCTGGGTGGGGTGACGGTCCCGCGGCGAGGTACTGTAAAGGTGCTGAACCAGGATTTGGGGGCACTGTCCGCCGCGGCGCGCGATCGCTTCCGCGCCGAGCATGTCGGCTATATCTTTCAGTTATTCAATCTGGTGCCCTATTTGAGCGTGCTCGACAACGTGTTGCTGCCGCTGCGTTTCTCCCGGGCGCGGCGCGAGCGTGTCCGGCAGCGCGGCGGTCCGCGTGCCGAGGCGGGCCGCCTGATCATCCAGCTGGGTCTGGGCGCGGATCTGCTCGATCGACCGGCGACGGAGCTGAGCGTGGGGCAGCAACAAAGAGTCGCCGCCGCCCGCGCGCTGATCGGCGGTCCGGAGCTGGTAGTGGCGGACGAACCGACCTCGGCCCTCGACGCGGACACGCGTGCGCTGTTCATCCGGCTCCTGATGGACGAATGCGCGACCCAGGGCGCAACACTGGTGTTCGTCAGCCACGATGCCTCTCTGGAGCCCTTGTTCGACCGCGGCGTGGCCCTCAACGATATCAATCATGCCGGGAGGAGTCCTCATGTCGTCGATGCTTGA
- a CDS encoding DUF2796 domain-containing protein has protein sequence MLAGVTVALAHEDRHEHGAHEHGVGRMDIAVEKDSIDIDLDSPAVNFIGFEHEPGDAKEQAVVDEAVADLKRGDALMAFSPAAECTQKRVRVSSSLLGDGEEAGHDDHDHEDHHHGDEADHDHHDEAGDEHEHADINVTWEVTCAHPENLHEIDFSGLFRRFSGTHSLRVQAALPKGQTASELTGKSPKLKW, from the coding sequence TTGCTGGCAGGCGTCACCGTCGCCCTGGCGCACGAAGACAGGCATGAACATGGCGCCCATGAGCACGGCGTCGGACGCATGGACATTGCCGTGGAGAAGGATTCCATTGATATCGACCTGGACAGCCCGGCCGTCAATTTTATCGGGTTTGAACATGAACCCGGCGATGCGAAGGAGCAGGCCGTAGTGGACGAGGCCGTCGCCGATCTGAAACGGGGGGATGCATTGATGGCGTTCTCGCCGGCAGCCGAATGTACCCAGAAACGGGTTCGGGTAAGCAGTTCCCTGCTCGGCGATGGAGAAGAGGCCGGGCATGATGACCATGATCATGAGGATCATCACCATGGTGATGAGGCGGATCATGATCACCATGACGAGGCTGGCGACGAGCACGAGCACGCCGACATCAATGTCACCTGGGAAGTGACGTGCGCACACCCGGAAAATCTCCACGAGATCGATTTTTCGGGATTGTTCCGCCGTTTCAGTGGGACTCACAGCCTGCGTGTTCAGGCGGCCCTGCCGAAAGGCCAGACGGCGTCCGAATTGACAGGCAAGTCTCCCAAGTTGAAATGGTAG
- a CDS encoding transcriptional repressor, which produces MQERNTKQKQTIARLIRETGHPLTVQEILDLGRGHMSRLGIATVYRTLRRLLDAGELQTVVIPGDVVRYEAAMPHHHHFKCRRCDRVYDLDGCVKALKSMVPKGFKVENHELTLYGCCRSCA; this is translated from the coding sequence ATGCAAGAACGCAATACGAAACAGAAGCAGACCATCGCACGCCTGATTCGCGAGACCGGCCATCCGCTCACCGTCCAGGAGATCCTGGATCTGGGGCGTGGGCACATGTCGCGCCTGGGCATCGCGACCGTGTACCGGACCCTCAGGCGCTTGCTCGATGCGGGTGAATTACAGACCGTGGTCATTCCGGGAGACGTGGTCCGCTACGAGGCGGCGATGCCTCATCACCATCATTTCAAATGCCGCCGGTGCGACAGGGTGTATGACCTCGACGGTTGTGTGAAGGCACTGAAGAGCATGGTGCCCAAGGGCTTCAAGGTGGAAAACCATGAGCTGACGTTGTACGGCTGTTGCCGGAGCTGCGCCTGA
- a CDS encoding potassium transporter, producing MRFPIVTRIVGIFLLLFSLTLIPTLLVALYTQDGEALHFVQSILLIAVPGLLLWYPNRRRRAELHNREAFLVVALFWILLGMLGSLPLLLGAHLSITDAVFEAVSGFTTTGATVIVGIDNLPPSILIYRQQLMWVGGIGVVVLAVAILPMLGVGGMQLYRLETAGPMKDEKLTPRIAHTARAVWIIYLSLTLICAAAYWLAGMSVFDAIAHSFSTVSTGGFSTHDASLGFFDNPAVETVAIIFMVLGGISFNVHFLFFHGRGISCYWRDPQVRTFFIVIACLIATTAMLLYLGGSYGSLLEALRYGAFQVVSIITTTGYTTTDFSLWPFALPLLLMFAGHLGGCAGSTSGGIKVIRAMVLGKVGIREMLRLIHPSMVRPIKISGRVVPKPVLDAVWSFFSVYVAVFIGLMILVMATGVDQVTAFGAVTATLTNIGPGLGDVATTFHDVNPVAKWLCTLAMLLGRLEIFTLLVLFSPVYWRK from the coding sequence ATGCGCTTCCCCATCGTTACCCGCATCGTCGGGATCTTTCTGCTGCTGTTCAGCCTCACCCTCATCCCCACCTTGCTGGTGGCGCTCTATACCCAGGACGGGGAGGCGCTCCACTTTGTGCAGAGCATCCTGCTGATCGCCGTGCCCGGGCTGCTGCTGTGGTATCCCAACCGCCGGCGCCGGGCCGAACTGCATAACCGCGAGGCCTTTCTCGTGGTCGCGCTGTTCTGGATCCTGCTCGGCATGCTGGGGAGCCTGCCCCTGCTGCTGGGGGCGCACCTCAGCATCACCGACGCGGTCTTCGAGGCAGTGTCCGGCTTCACCACCACCGGCGCGACCGTCATCGTCGGGATCGACAACCTCCCCCCCTCCATATTGATATACCGGCAGCAACTCATGTGGGTCGGCGGCATCGGGGTGGTGGTGCTCGCCGTTGCCATCCTGCCCATGCTGGGCGTCGGCGGCATGCAGCTCTACCGGCTCGAAACCGCCGGACCGATGAAGGACGAGAAACTCACCCCGCGCATCGCCCATACGGCGCGCGCCGTGTGGATCATCTACCTGTCACTGACATTGATCTGCGCCGCGGCCTACTGGCTCGCCGGCATGTCGGTCTTCGACGCGATCGCGCACAGCTTCAGCACGGTCTCGACCGGGGGATTTTCCACCCATGATGCCAGCCTGGGGTTTTTCGACAATCCGGCCGTCGAAACTGTCGCGATCATATTCATGGTCCTGGGCGGCATCAGCTTCAACGTGCATTTCCTGTTCTTTCATGGCAGGGGTATTTCGTGCTACTGGCGTGATCCGCAGGTCAGGACGTTCTTTATCGTCATCGCGTGCCTGATCGCGACCACCGCCATGCTGTTATACCTTGGTGGCAGCTATGGCAGCCTGCTCGAAGCCCTGCGATATGGCGCGTTCCAGGTGGTCTCCATCATCACCACCACCGGCTACACCACGACCGACTTCTCGCTCTGGCCGTTCGCCCTGCCCTTGCTGCTGATGTTCGCCGGCCATCTGGGCGGCTGCGCCGGCTCGACCTCGGGCGGCATCAAGGTCATCCGCGCGATGGTGCTGGGCAAGGTGGGCATCCGTGAAATGCTGCGGCTCATCCACCCGAGCATGGTCCGCCCGATCAAGATCAGCGGCCGTGTCGTACCCAAACCGGTGCTCGATGCGGTATGGAGCTTTTTCTCGGTCTACGTCGCTGTATTCATCGGTCTGATGATCCTGGTGATGGCCACCGGCGTAGACCAGGTGACCGCCTTCGGCGCCGTCACCGCCACCCTCACCAATATCGGCCCCGGCCTGGGCGATGTCGCCACCACCTTCCACGATGTCAACCCCGTCGCCAAGTGGCTCTGCACCCTGGCCATGCTGCTCGGACGCCTCGAGATCTTCACGCTACTGGTGCTGTTTTCTCCGGTGTACTGGCGGAAGTAA
- a CDS encoding sigma 54-interacting transcriptional regulator, whose protein sequence is MTTMHSKFQINDALILEATRLLTRSVPPEQKITGVLRLLSEWASLHYGRVLLPNYTTNELQITYSYGLIRERLLQGDYNVPFDQGLTGAVWRSGQLALVTDVTDEPIFLTRIAEPIDGKKEGVGFISVPIVIEGRPIGVLSAQRETNTQRLYTQDVDLMRIIASMIGFILVMMRQQDHFQAYMETLDNRSDRLQKLCEEHGIIGNSPVLLAAVKQLDNAKHSDAPVLLLGESGTGKEMFAAMMHKLSHRRNGPYIALNCAAIPEQLLESELFGHEKGSFTGAHKNKKGKLQQAEGGTLFLDEIGDLQTDLQTKLLRVLQDRQVEPVGGERPVEVDFRIITATHINLKRAVEQGEFRLDLFFRLNVLPVYLPPLRERRSDIPLLAEHFLNRYQSMYRRHVSFSAGVMERLQAFYWHGNIRQLQNVVERAVLQAEDSLITEGQIAAMLVEEAGMGSLHHAEETPPPAMSIPAAVAAKSPPLPATPETDIRYRPYERVDIKQRSRLMEALKRTGGNQTRAAELLGMTLRQFRYRLAKLESGPVT, encoded by the coding sequence ATGACCACAATGCATTCGAAATTTCAAATCAACGACGCCCTGATTCTGGAGGCTACCCGGCTCCTGACGCGTTCCGTTCCACCGGAGCAGAAGATCACCGGGGTGCTGCGCCTGCTGTCCGAGTGGGCCAGCCTGCACTATGGCCGCGTACTGCTGCCGAATTACACCACCAATGAATTACAGATCACCTACTCCTACGGGCTGATCCGCGAGCGCTTGCTGCAGGGTGATTACAACGTGCCTTTCGACCAGGGCCTGACCGGCGCCGTCTGGCGCTCCGGTCAGCTCGCGCTGGTCACCGATGTCACCGACGAGCCGATCTTCCTCACGCGGATCGCGGAACCGATCGACGGCAAGAAGGAAGGCGTGGGCTTTATCTCGGTACCGATCGTGATCGAGGGCAGGCCGATCGGGGTATTGTCCGCGCAACGCGAAACGAATACGCAGCGGCTCTACACGCAGGACGTTGACCTGATGCGCATCATCGCCTCGATGATCGGATTCATTCTCGTCATGATGCGCCAGCAGGATCACTTCCAGGCCTATATGGAAACACTCGACAATCGCAGCGATCGCCTGCAGAAGCTGTGCGAGGAACACGGCATCATCGGCAACAGCCCGGTGCTGCTCGCTGCAGTGAAACAGCTCGACAATGCCAAGCACAGCGATGCACCTGTACTGCTGCTCGGCGAGTCCGGCACCGGCAAGGAGATGTTCGCGGCGATGATGCACAAACTGAGCCATCGCCGTAACGGTCCCTACATCGCGCTCAACTGCGCCGCCATCCCGGAACAGCTGCTGGAATCGGAGCTGTTCGGTCACGAGAAAGGCAGCTTCACGGGGGCGCACAAGAACAAGAAGGGAAAGCTCCAGCAGGCCGAGGGCGGCACCCTGTTCCTGGACGAGATCGGCGATCTGCAGACCGACCTGCAGACCAAGCTGTTGCGCGTTCTGCAGGACCGCCAGGTGGAGCCGGTGGGCGGGGAGCGCCCCGTCGAGGTCGATTTCCGCATCATCACCGCGACGCACATTAATCTGAAACGGGCCGTGGAACAGGGTGAGTTCCGTCTCGACCTGTTCTTCCGCCTCAACGTGTTGCCGGTCTATCTACCACCGCTGCGCGAACGTCGCAGCGATATCCCGCTGCTGGCGGAACACTTCCTCAACCGCTACCAATCCATGTACCGGCGCCATGTGAGCTTCTCGGCCGGCGTCATGGAGCGGCTGCAGGCATTCTACTGGCATGGCAATATCCGCCAGTTGCAGAACGTGGTGGAACGCGCCGTGCTCCAGGCCGAAGATTCTCTCATCACCGAGGGACAGATCGCCGCCATGCTGGTGGAGGAAGCCGGCATGGGTTCACTTCACCACGCCGAGGAAACGCCGCCGCCTGCGATGTCCATACCAGCCGCAGTCGCCGCAAAATCTCCGCCGCTTCCAGCAACGCCCGAGACGGATATCCGCTACCGGCCCTATGAGCGCGTCGATATCAAGCAGCGCTCCCGCCTGATGGAGGCACTGAAGCGTACCGGCGGGAACCAGACCCGCGCCGCCGAACTGCTCGGCATGACGCTGCGCCAGTTCCGCTACCGTCTGGCCAAGCTGGAGTCCGGACCGGTCACCTGA